In Pleurocapsa sp. PCC 7319, the following are encoded in one genomic region:
- the sir gene encoding sulfite reductase, ferredoxin dependent, protein MVHTPTPTKVSKLEKLKERSDYLREPLLTELQQDTTHFTEDAIQILKFHGSYQQDNRDNRVKGQEKDYQMMLRTRSPGGFIPPELFLVLDRLSEEYGNHTLRVTTRQGFQIHGILKKNLKEVIQNILQSMGSTLSACGDVNRNVMSPPAPFKNKPEYKYAFEYANNIADLLNPQSGAYYEIWLDGEKAISAEEAPEVKAARQSKGRGMIVEGSPEPIYGQQFMPRKFKICVTVPGDNSIDVYTHDISLVVMTNKQGELKGFNVLAGGGLGRTHNKEETFARTSDEIGYIDKEDVYDLVKAIVATQRDYGDRHNRRHARMKYLIHDWGVEKFKAKVESYFGKELKPYKKLPKWQYQDFLGWYEQGDGKWFFGIGVENGRVKDEGAFQLKTALREIVQQLNLPMRLSANHNIILYEISTEQKETVENILTNRGIETNPNAIEPLTRYSMACPALPTCGLAVTESERALPGITDRIRILLNKLGMADEHFVIRMTGCPNGCARPYMAELGFVGSAPEKYQIWLGGTPNQTQLAQPYEQKMPVEELETFFEPIFVFFKQNRKSKESFGQFCSRVGFDAIREFAAKYTIGSYMDTDTTPKRKFRKNQRRVSVPDDIFPRLKEVAQKEGRPMNQIIADALSDYFTKSKEA, encoded by the coding sequence ATGGTTCACACTCCTACACCGACGAAAGTATCAAAATTAGAAAAATTAAAAGAACGAAGTGATTATTTAAGAGAACCTCTTTTAACCGAGCTTCAGCAAGATACGACCCACTTTACTGAAGATGCCATCCAAATTCTGAAGTTTCATGGCTCTTATCAGCAGGATAATCGAGATAATCGAGTCAAAGGTCAAGAAAAAGACTATCAGATGATGCTGCGTACTCGTAGTCCAGGGGGATTTATTCCTCCAGAACTATTTTTAGTTTTGGATCGCTTATCAGAAGAGTACGGCAACCACACCCTTAGGGTCACTACTCGTCAAGGCTTTCAAATTCACGGGATTTTGAAAAAAAATCTCAAAGAGGTAATTCAAAATATTCTTCAGAGTATGGGTTCTACTTTGAGTGCCTGTGGAGATGTAAATCGCAATGTAATGTCTCCTCCAGCACCATTCAAGAATAAACCCGAATATAAGTATGCTTTTGAATATGCCAATAACATTGCCGATCTTTTAAACCCTCAAAGTGGTGCCTATTACGAAATTTGGCTAGATGGAGAAAAAGCGATTAGTGCCGAAGAAGCTCCAGAGGTCAAAGCTGCCCGACAAAGTAAGGGTAGAGGCATGATTGTTGAGGGAAGTCCTGAACCAATTTACGGTCAGCAGTTTATGCCCCGTAAATTCAAAATCTGCGTTACCGTGCCTGGAGATAACTCCATTGATGTCTACACCCACGACATTAGCCTAGTGGTGATGACTAATAAACAAGGGGAACTAAAAGGTTTTAACGTCTTAGCTGGAGGCGGCTTAGGTCGCACTCATAATAAGGAGGAAACCTTTGCCCGGACTTCTGACGAGATTGGCTATATAGATAAAGAAGATGTTTACGATCTAGTCAAGGCAATTGTGGCTACTCAAAGAGATTATGGCGATCGCCATAACCGTCGTCATGCCCGAATGAAGTATTTAATTCATGATTGGGGAGTAGAGAAATTTAAAGCCAAGGTTGAATCTTATTTTGGCAAAGAACTCAAACCATATAAAAAATTACCCAAGTGGCAATATCAAGATTTTTTGGGTTGGTACGAACAGGGAGATGGAAAGTGGTTTTTCGGTATTGGCGTAGAAAATGGCAGAGTTAAAGATGAAGGTGCTTTTCAGCTCAAAACTGCCCTGAGAGAAATCGTGCAGCAGCTCAATCTGCCGATGCGCCTGTCTGCTAATCATAATATTATTCTTTACGAAATTTCGACAGAACAAAAAGAAACAGTTGAAAATATTTTAACCAATCGGGGAATTGAGACTAATCCCAACGCGATTGAGCCTCTAACTCGCTATTCAATGGCTTGCCCTGCATTACCCACTTGTGGACTAGCAGTAACAGAATCCGAACGAGCTTTACCAGGAATTACCGATCGCATCAGAATATTATTGAATAAACTAGGAATGGCAGACGAACACTTTGTGATTCGGATGACTGGATGTCCCAACGGCTGCGCTCGTCCCTACATGGCAGAGCTAGGCTTCGTTGGTAGTGCGCCTGAAAAATATCAAATTTGGCTAGGAGGCACTCCCAACCAAACTCAGCTTGCCCAACCTTACGAACAAAAAATGCCAGTAGAAGAACTAGAAACGTTCTTTGAGCCTATTTTTGTTTTCTTCAAACAGAACCGTAAATCCAAAGAAAGCTTTGGTCAATTCTGTAGTCGGGTTGGATTTGATGCCATTCGTGAATTTGCTGCAAAATATACAATAGGAAGCTATATGGATACAGATACTACTCCCAAACGCAAGTTTCGTAAAAACCAACGCCGTGTTAGCGTCCCCGATGATATTTTTCCTCGTCTAAAAGAGGTCGCTCAAAAAGAAGGAAGACCTATGAACCAGATTATAGCCGACGCTTTAAGCGATTATTTTACTAAGAGTAAAGAAGCTTAA
- a CDS encoding Fur family transcriptional regulator: MKIPEANLTPIKSLDDALARCQEQGMRVSRQRRYILELLWEKKEHLSARKIYDLLNQQGKDIGHTSVYQNLDALSAGGIIECVERSDGRLYGNISDSHSHINCLDTNQIIDLRIELPPELLQKIESETGVRITDYRIDFFGYQNSVKADRGAK, translated from the coding sequence ATGAAAATTCCAGAGGCAAATCTCACGCCAATCAAATCTTTAGACGATGCCTTAGCTCGCTGTCAAGAACAAGGAATGCGAGTTAGTCGCCAGCGTCGTTATATATTAGAATTGCTGTGGGAAAAAAAAGAACATCTTTCCGCCAGAAAAATATACGATTTACTCAATCAACAAGGAAAAGACATTGGTCATACGTCAGTTTATCAGAACCTTGATGCCTTGTCTGCTGGAGGCATAATCGAGTGTGTTGAGCGTTCTGATGGCAGACTATACGGTAATATCAGCGATTCACATAGCCATATCAACTGTCTTGATACAAATCAAATCATTGACTTGCGAATTGAGCTACCCCCAGAGCTATTGCAAAAAATTGAATCTGAAACAGGAGTTAGGATTACAGATTATCGTATTGACTTTTTTGGCTATCAGAATTCAGTCAAGGCTGATCGGGGAGCTAAATAA
- a CDS encoding CRR6 family NdhI maturation factor, with protein MTIKLVLETQALHDLNLSVVKEALSPLLQDNKIADYEQQLQFAIDYQREADDPRELSEIPEIRLWFVRLDSVYPWLPFLLDWKAGELARYVAMLVPHQFNRSEGIIFNPEALELFVMNKIFVLSDWLQQQNIPARSRLKSMAQLFGYELDDAFFEMIS; from the coding sequence GTGACTATAAAGTTAGTTCTGGAAACCCAAGCTCTACATGATTTAAATTTGTCTGTGGTTAAAGAGGCACTTTCTCCCTTACTGCAAGACAATAAAATTGCTGATTATGAACAGCAATTACAGTTCGCGATTGACTATCAACGAGAAGCCGACGATCCTCGTGAGCTATCAGAAATACCAGAAATTAGACTGTGGTTTGTCCGTCTAGACTCTGTTTATCCTTGGCTACCATTTTTACTAGATTGGAAAGCAGGAGAACTAGCCCGTTACGTGGCGATGTTAGTACCTCATCAATTTAACCGTAGCGAAGGTATTATTTTTAATCCTGAGGCTTTAGAGTTGTTTGTAATGAACAAGATTTTTGTCTTATCGGACTGGCTACAACAGCAGAATATCCCAGCGCGATCGCGTTTGAAATCGATGGCACAATTGTTTGGTTATGAGTTGGATGATGCCTTTTTTGAGATGATTTCATAA
- a CDS encoding GNAT family N-acetyltransferase — protein sequence MKLASFDNPTEYYQRVESYLLQNEAIHCLLIGLSNALCSSQKNNANFPYLVTVEHDGIIAATAIRTSPLRRLVLSKSTDLKAINLITENVVALPNKSLPGVIGLKSEATTFALTWQSLTGQTYELAFAMRIHQLETAQSVTKTSGSFRMATENDRSLLTNWIQAFEEEALGDSEPKSDCQSWFEKNLQQKSLFIWQDKVPVSMAAFGGATPNGVKINAVYTPPEFRGIGYATSCVAALSQQLLNQGYKYCFLFTDLANPTSNHIYQKIGYQPVCEISNYNFKYS from the coding sequence ATGAAGCTCGCTAGTTTTGACAATCCTACTGAATATTATCAGAGGGTTGAGAGTTATTTGTTGCAAAATGAAGCAATTCATTGCTTGCTAATAGGTCTAAGCAATGCTTTGTGTAGTTCTCAGAAAAACAATGCCAATTTTCCTTATCTGGTAACTGTCGAGCATGATGGAATAATTGCAGCTACAGCTATACGTACTTCTCCTCTTCGAAGATTAGTTTTATCTAAATCGACAGACTTAAAAGCGATCAACTTGATTACTGAAAATGTGGTGGCACTCCCAAATAAATCTTTGCCTGGCGTGATTGGACTAAAATCAGAAGCTACAACTTTTGCTCTTACATGGCAATCTTTGACAGGACAAACATATGAACTAGCTTTTGCCATGCGGATACATCAGCTAGAGACAGCGCAATCAGTAACAAAGACTTCAGGTAGTTTTAGGATGGCTACAGAAAACGATCGCTCTTTATTAACTAATTGGATACAAGCTTTTGAAGAAGAAGCTTTGGGAGACAGTGAACCAAAATCAGACTGTCAATCATGGTTTGAGAAAAATCTACAACAAAAAAGTCTTTTTATTTGGCAAGATAAAGTGCCAGTATCTATGGCAGCTTTTGGTGGTGCAACACCCAACGGTGTCAAAATTAATGCAGTTTATACTCCGCCAGAATTTAGAGGTATAGGTTACGCAACATCTTGCGTGGCTGCTTTGAGCCAACAACTACTTAATCAAGGCTATAAGTACTGCTTCTTATTTACTGACTTAGCTAACCCCACCTCAAACCATATCTACCAAAAAATTGGCTATCAGCCTGTATGCGAAATATCCAACTATAATTTTAAATATTCTTAG
- a CDS encoding photosystem II reaction center protein J: MFADGRIPLWIVATVAGMGVIAVVGIFFYGAYAGVGSAM; encoded by the coding sequence ATGTTTGCAGATGGAAGAATTCCTTTGTGGATTGTCGCTACAGTAGCTGGCATGGGTGTCATCGCAGTTGTTGGTATCTTTTTCTACGGTGCTTATGCTGGTGTTGGCTCTGCAATGTAG
- a CDS encoding photosystem II reaction center protein L, with product MDRNTNPNKQPVELNRTSLYLGLLLIAVLGILFSSYFFN from the coding sequence ATGGACAGAAATACTAACCCTAACAAACAACCCGTAGAACTAAATCGTACTTCCCTTTACTTAGGGTTACTTTTGATTGCTGTTCTAGGTATCTTGTTTTCCAGTTATTTCTTTAACTAA